The following nucleotide sequence is from Zea mays cultivar B73 chromosome 1, Zm-B73-REFERENCE-NAM-5.0, whole genome shotgun sequence.
tgatcaaaggaacACAAAGTCGATATAGAGTTATGGAGAAAAGAACATGGGAACACATATACCGCAACTAAGCAAGACAGAGAACCGCCACCAGAATCATTTTCCAACatattgcggcacttgctgttttTTTGGAGGAGATGCTTCAGTGTGACCAATGCTGAAATAAtcatcaaacatgtaaacaatTATGACATTAAACAGAAGAGGAAAGATTATGCTTGATAACTAATCCCATAACACTAGTCAGTAATGAAATGTATTCAAGCATGTTTGATACAATACTATACTTATTGTACCAACGCTCAAACTAAATAGAGACAAGTACTCCTGAGTCCTGACGAGTGTCCCGTGCAACCCACCCTTATTAATATCAATCATCTTGAATGTTATAGAAGCTTCGCAGGCATCAGCTAAATAAGGATGGGGCAAACAAAAACCAGACCTCCAGAACAAACCTGCTATTGCTTCTGCAGAGCCAAATGAGAGAGCAAATGTGGCTAATCGTTTGATGAAAGCAGCGGCTCTTAGCATATCATGCTGTCTGCCTTCCCAAAGAAGTGTCTTCAGCGCATCAGCCAATACCTCGCCATGATCCCTGAATGTAACAGAAAAAGTATTTTCACGGTACAGGACAACTTAATAACTACATAAGCTAATTCAAGGAAAATGATCCCTACAATTATCCAAAATATATTGAAAAATGGCACAAATACCAAGACACGGATGAAAAAATAAAGAGGATAACTATCACCATGGAAATATTTAGTGTATACCATTGTCTCTACATTATTGAAAATTCAAAAATAGGCATGGACATAATACTATCATTCGTCGAGATTGTACAATGTTTTTTTtgggttgggggggggggggggggggggcaagaTAAAAATGTATGGAGCGCATGATAGGCATTTTCAGCATGCGATGGTTAGTGATAACACTTTGCTATCTGCCAATAGTACCTTTGTTTGAAAAGAATAATACATTAACAGGTTATCTTGGATTGTTCAACAAATGATAACTATAGGTAGTTCTTCCTTATAACTATCATCAAGAGTAAGGAAACAAAACCTGTCAGGCCGATACTCCAGTATGAGGTTATAGAGCTGCACAAAGAAATCCTGCAGATCCACATTCAGTGCCTCAAGGTTGCTCCTCCAGACTTTAAACACAACTATGCAGCACTGCAGACGTTCTGAGACAGACAGTGCATTATCATTGGGAATTTCGTCTTGTCGGTCACTATACCCAGAAAGCTTCTTGAGGCAAGATATAAGTTCACCCATGAAATCCAAATCAATTAAATGTGAAAATTTCCCTAAACCCTCCAGGCATGGAGTGAGAAGTGGGTGTGAGCCACCAGGGGAAACATTATTCACCTTAGTCCTGAAATTTTTAACGATAGAATGACTGTCAGACAGTAACTTCATTCCAAAATGAAGTGAAATTTCATGCCATTAAATCAGCATATGTCAAATCCAAAACAAAAGGCAGACCACATAATTCCACAAAGGAATCATTAGTTATGACACAACTAAAGAAACCAAAGACAGACCTTGAATTTGAAGCGGCCATACTATGCTTCAGAATGCGGAAGTAAGTCTCAAACAGAGCAGAAAGTGTTTCTTTTTGTATCCCTTTTCTCTCCTTCGGGTCAAGAGTGAAGGAAACTGCTCTAAGGTCTGCATCAACCTGGAAAAATACAATGGAAATGATTATACGAACTCATACAGCCTTCCAGTAAATGATGTCTTATCTGATATTACCTCCTTTCTAGCTTTTGAGATCAGTTCCTGTCTGGTTTTCTTCTTATCATTAACTGGCAATTGCTTCGGAACCTCCTGATTTTTTTGCCAACGTTTATTCCTCTTTGGTTTCACCTTTTCCTCCTGAATCTCATCTTTTCCAATATCTTCATCAAATCTCAAAGACAGGAAGACCTAAGATAAACATCCCAGTACATAGTCAGCAATGATAGGATATTGAACCATGTGCGGTTTCTTTTAGAAATAAGCTGCATGAAAAAGGTACAAAATGAACATTATTAAATATATACGATAAATAAGACAGGCGATAATCACCATACCTCAATGCTATCAGGATGAAGTTGGCAATCATTGAGCTTCACATGATCTGCAATCAACCTAACTGCTTCTATTGTTGCCTCACCACGATGTTTTCCTTCATTTATAAATAATGATCTTATTGCTTCACAACACATTTTCCTACAAGGAGAATTAGGTATATGTGGAGTACTTCAATGAACCAATGGACTACTAAACTGTGCCGGAGTAAAAATTGTGTACattactatcacatgaaatactcCTTGGTTTACTAATTACTAAGAGAATGCTGTCAAGGAATAACATCAAACAACACAATTAGTGCTATTGGATATGGTATATTTGCTCAAATAAATTATTTGTACCCCCTATCCTTTTCAGTTAAGGAAAGAAGGAAACTCGCATACAACTTAGGGCATGTTTGTTTGAGCTGCAGCTTTTTCTGAAAAGTTGTTGTTGGTCTTTTGATGCAAAGAAGACCATGATAGCTTTTTGATGATGTTATTAGCTTTATAAACTcaggaagctacaaaaagtccacAAAACCAGGCTTTTCAGCTTCCCATATAAACTCAacttttctgagctgaagctaaTCCAAAAAGTTAGATGTTTATTTCAACTTCTGGCTTTTCATGCTAAGAAGCTGCCCAGAAGCTCAAACATTGTAAGATGAACCAATAAAGTCATTCTGCTACctataggggtggtaatggatcatgatccaaatgtttcttcacaattcGTTAGGGCTCTAAattaaaaatgaatagaaatagagcccGATCCTAATCGGATCctatccttaaattttatagtgtgaaATTTAGAGCCCAATGTCACCCCTAGCTACCTAGCACCATGGTGTATCtaatcatcaacatcaacatagccttttagtcccaagcaagttggggtaggctagagttgaaacttGAAACCCAACAAGATGTCACCAAAAATAGAGAGAAAGGAGAGGGGAAAAGCTTTTGAGAGCACTGAAAGGAAAAAGGTCTAATCACGGTTCGGGCACGTAGATAGCTTTTTTCCAAGCACTTCTATCCAAACACAGCTCCATTGGGATATTCTATTTCTTCAAGTCCCTTTTGATTGCCTCCTCCCATGTCAagtttggtcgacctctacctctcttcacattattgtcCCGTCTTATGATGCCTCTATGCACCGGTGCCTCTGACGGTCTCCAGTGGACAtgcccaaaccatctcaaccggtgttgaataagcttttcttcaattggcGCTACTCCTAGTCGGTCACGTATGTCATCGTTTCTCACTCGGTCCAATCTTGTGTGCCGACATATCCAGcacaacatacgcatctctgtgACACTTAGTTATTGGATATGTCGTTCCTTAGTCGGCCAACACTCAACCCCATATAACATAGCAGACCTAATCGCTAtcctgtagaacttgtcttccaacatCTGTGGCACTCTCTTGTCACATAGGACTCCCAATGCTTGACGCCATTTCATCCATCTcgctttgattctatggctaacatcttcatcaatatcatcATCTCTTTGTAGCATCGATCCCAAATAATGGAAGGTGTCCTTTGGTACTACCTGGCCTCCCAAGCTTACATCTCCATCCTCACTAATTGTAGTACcaaagtcacatctcatataCTCGATTTTGGTCCTGCTAATTCTAAATCCTTTTGACTCTAGGGTCTGACGTCATAACTCTAGTTTCATGTTTACTCCTTCCCGGCTTTCATCTACTAGAACTACATCGTCagcaaaaagcatacaccaagggATATCTCCTTGAGTCCGTGTATATCTctcgtgacctcatctatcactaaggcaaatagataagggctcaaagctgaaacttgatgtagtcctatgttaatcgAGAAAACATTTGTATCTAATCAATAAAAAACAGATCAGGCAAAGACTTGACACTGACACGCAAAATGAGTATTTACCTTACTACATCATCTGAGGAGCTTAAATTTTTTACCACACTAGCCAATAGGCTTTCACGGAAGTTAAAATGTGGGGCAGTGTCTAATAAAGCACACATGCAACGAACAGCCACAGTATAAAAGTAGGGCTGCTTCTCCAACGATATCAATTTCTGCAGGTAGGCCTGAAAATTCACAAAAGAAAACCAACTTCGGCCATCAGAATTTTGGAAGATATCCAGAACACCAAAATCGAAGGTGAAGAACAGTTCAAATCAGTATGTAaataatactccctccgtcccaaaatattAGTCGTTTTAGCCCTTGAATTTTGTCTATTCAAATGGATGACAATGAATCTAGACatattatattatatatatatatatatataacacatACATTGAGTATTATATGGATCTATTAAAATGCTAAAATGACTAATATTTTGGGATGGATGGAGTATCTACTTTTAGCATAGTTCATGGGCTCATGGACAGAAAAAAAATCACTGTGCATGAAGGACACCCAAAGCATGACCTTGTAGCAGCGAATAAGTGTGTACTCATAATATCTTGTCTTCTTCACTTCTTTCGAAACTTCTACTGCTAGCTCCTTTTCTGTCAGCTGCCTAATCCGATAACTGAAGTGTGCATAAAAAACATGCATAAGTGACTTGGGAAGAAACAAATCCAGCCAAGGTATATAACAAAAATTAACTGCAACATACCTTGGAATAACGTCCTTAAACACAGCAAGCAAAGACATCACACCAAGTTTAACAACCTTTTGGTCTCTGTCATTGCTTATACTTAGCATATCATTCAGAGATCTAATGTTCGACTCAGGATCTTCAAGCATAGACATCCCCAGTTCAGCAAGTTGAGCCTTCTTTTTTTCGAATAATTCCTCAGCTGAAAGTTCCTCCTTCACTTCCTCCTGCCATGTGTCATGCATAGTAAAAAGGTATGTGAGGGAATTAATTTTGATTAGAAAATGTAGAGATTATGGTAAATCAGTAGAACATTCCCAGACTAAAACTTCTGCAGTTTGTTAGATTGACCCAACCTTTGATAAAAATGGGCGAAATAGTTAATTTGGCTCaaaatcttctgttttattcagccTATAGTATTTTATGTTTTTTTGTGAATGATTCTTATGTCAACATCGAGTTGTCGAGCCTTCAGTTTGGGGTACATACAAACCACTTTCTATATCTTACTTGAGGTTGAATATGCCTAATATACTTACATATTTACTACCAAACATAGAAAATCCATTACAATCATGCTTCATGACAATAGTATGATCAGATATATACATCCTTACTCTAAAGAAAGGAACCAAGAAACTGGTATACTTATTCTACCAACACACCCTGAGCCCTAAAATGAACTAGAGTAAGTGAGCAACTAGAAAAGAGATTTCAAAAATGAATTTTGACTGATGCATATTTATAAAAAGGAACAGAAGTAATACCAGCACATTTGAGTGTAGTTGTCCCTTTGGAACTTCAGTTTGGGATTGAATATTTTTCACTTTATTATCATCTCCCTTTTTGTTTTTAGATTTTCCCTTTGATTCATCTTTTTTAGTATTTGTCTTGGCATTTGCACCATTCTCTTGAGCTTTAGTCTTAACACTGCCGGAATTGTCTTCAGACCTTGCTTTCTTAGCTGCatgtcatgacatacatgttacaAAATTATGTGACTATTACACCATAAACAGAACAAAATTGAAAAAACACACCGTCATTATTCTTCAATAATCGGACGCCAATGTGTAAAAATGTCATTTGCAAGTGATAACATGTTTTATTAACTGCAAGTGCATTACAATTTACAGGACATTCCAGTTTTGCACAGGTTAAAAAGTCGTTACAATAATCACGTTACTAGAAACTCGGACTTGATAGTTATGATTAGCCACTGGCATTGTGTATCTACTGGAACCACGAACGGTTTACCTCTATTGTAGACGAGCTCCCCTTGCAGCGTCTTGGTGGGGAGTGCGTCGACGGGGTCGACCTCCAAATAATCATCATCCTCGCGGGGTCTCCCCGACGATTCTGTGGCCTTCCGCTTCTGGCGCTCTTCGTAGAGGCGCTCGACCTCGCCCTCGTCGCGCCCGGCAACCCTCCCGACATACCTTCACGAACCAAATGGAAATTCTACGCTCAATCAACAGCAATGCAACAACAAGGGAGGGAAGTGAGGAATTGGGAGGCGCAGCGTCCCGGAGCCCAGCGACACCAACCTGTCGATGGACTTCTTGTCGAAGTGGCGGAAGGGTGTAACGTTACTGCTGTCGGTGGCATAGAACTCGATGTCTTCCTCGCTGACATCCACCTCATCGTCGTGTATTTCCGGCGGCAGCTCCGGTGGGAGAATGACCTTGTTCTTGTCCTTCCTACTGCTGCCGCTCCTCTTCCCCATCGAGACTGGCGGCGGCTAGTCCCGAATTGCAGTACGAGAAAGGAGGAGGCGCGGCGGGTTTGGGGTTCAGGTCAGGGTAGGGTTTTGCCGTTTTGGCGCAGCGTTGAGACTTGAGACGCGGCGGCGCgagtagaggaagaagaaagcgtgcTTGGTCTGGTGGGCCGCTGGTTTGGTCCTGAACCGGGCCTGCTGAATACTATAACCGGGCCGGAAAGGCcttatttttttcttcttctttggaTTCGATTGGATTATAATCACAGCATTCGATTCTTCTCTACTTGCCCTTGGGAATTTTGAAACGGCGGTTGAAAGAATCAGAAATAAtggttctttttttcttttctgaaTAGGCGGTTATATAAAAAACGAAAATATATAGGGCTAAAATTGATCATGTGCCAACAAATATCAAAACCAAAGTTTGACATATCATATTTGGTTGTAGGCCAAGATTTGGAGTAAAAAAATGACCTGATTTGAGAATGGCCAAATTCTGGCATGACCAACTAGGGCATGCATCCAATTCATAAAATGTATCCCCTCCctacatcatcatcaacatcaacatagccttttagtctcaagcaagttggggtaggctactgtcggcgtttcaagaccggggggtccctggaccgacgagtaaactgtcgccgcgtgccccagcccagatgggtcggcgcgagacggagcgcgaaggggggaaaggcagccggagggagacgggcgtaagaggtggaaatctcgcggccttcgtgtttatcccgcgcccaggtcgggtgcacttgcagtagggggttacaagcgtccacgcgggagggagcgagcggcctcacgtgagcgtctgtcccgtcctttcccccacgcggccaaccctctgtaagagggccctggtccttcctcttATAAGTGCaaagagaggatccaggtgtacaatgggggtgtagcagtgtgctaacgtgtctagcggaggagagctagcgccctaagtacatgccattgtggcagccggagaggtcttggcacccggttcgtgtggtgtcgtggccgtcggaggagcgctggagcctggcggaaggacagctgtcggggttgtcgagtccttgctgacgtcctcttgcttccgtaagggggctgagagccgccgtcgtcatagagcgtgtggggcaccatcattacttgtctggtggagcgagccagatgggacgtcggtcttgttccccgtagcctgagtcagcttggggtaggataatgatggcgcctcctgttgacgtggtcggtccgtgccctgggttgggcgatgtggaggctcctccgaggtcgaggtcgagtctgtcttctgaggctgaggtcgagttcgagcccctgggtcgggcgaggcggagaccgtcggctgaggctagggctgagtccgagccctggggtcaggcgaagcggagttcgtcgtcttccggggctgagcccgagtccgagccctggggtcgggcgaagcggagttcgtcgtcttccggggctgagcccgagtccgagccctggggtcaggcgaagcggagttcgtcgtcttccggggctgagcccgagtccgagccctggggtcgggcgaagcggagttcgtcgtcttccggggctgagcccgagtccgagccctggggtcgggcgaagcggagttcgtcgtcttccggggctgagcccgagtccgagccctggggtcgggcgaagcggagtttcccatggcgcctagggctggacttggctgctgtcagcctcactttgtcgagtggcacagtagtcggggcagcgcaggcggcgctgtcctcttgtcagaccggtcagtggagcggcgaagtgactgcggtcacttcggctctgtcgactggagggcgtgcgtcaggataaaggtgtcaggccacctttgcattatatgcccctgcgatttggtcggttggcgtggcgatttggccaaggttgcttcttggcgaagactgggcctcgggcgagccgaaagtatgtccgttgctggaggggggcctcgggcgagacgtagatcctccggggtcggctgcccttgtccaaggctgggctcgggcgaggcgtgatcgagtccctcgaatggaccgatccttgacttagtcgcacccatcaggcctttgcagctttgtgctgatgggggttaccagctgagaattaggagtcttgagggtacccctaattatggtccccgacagtagccctcgagcctcgaagggagtgttaatactcgcttggaggcttttgtcgcacttttttgcaaggggaccagcctttctcggttgcattttgttccggcgggtgcgcacgagcgcacccgccgggtgtagcccccgaggcctcggaggagtggtttgactcctccgaggtcttaatgcctcgcgcaatgcttcggctggtctagtcgttccctcatgcgagctggtcgtagcccgggtgcacggtcgggtcccaagttctcgggctggtatgttgacgctgtcaacggtttggccggagccgggtttgcgagagcagcccccgagcctctgcacagggcgagaggacggtcagggatagactcgacttttttacatacgcccctgcgtcgcctttccgcaaggaggaggggggaaagcgccatgttgccctcggagggcgccgaacatggtgtctccggtgagctgctggcgggtaatccgagtggacgcccatgccccatttgttaggggtcggctagaggcccggaggcgcgctcaaaagtacctgcgggtgatctgtcggacccggtcccctgtcgacgggatccgagggctcgatgcctccctctgatgggattccgttacaagatcgttcccgctggtctcggaaatatcctagggtacctcgggagcgtagcccgagccttggttatgtatcgaacgtacccagggtcatccctcgctctatgtctgaggcggctgtgaacccttcgagggccagcctacgaacccctgatcagtaatgggcgcggagcccgagtgcctgaagcggccgttgaacccttccgaggggccggccttcgaacctctaaccagtagtgggtgtggagctcacgcgctctgaggcggctgttaaacccctccgaggggccagccttcgaacctctgatcagtagtgaggctcggggcctgtttccttcacggagaaggatcctttt
It contains:
- the LOC100501347 gene encoding uncharacterized protein LOC100501347 encodes the protein MGKRSGSSRKDKNKVILPPELPPEIHDDEVDVSEEDIEFYATDSSNVTPFRHFDKKSIDRYVGRVAGRDEGEVERLYEERQKRKATESSGRPREDDDYLEVDPVDALPTKTLQGELVYNRAKKARSEDNSGSVKTKAQENGANAKTNTKKDESKGKSKNKKGDDNKVKNIQSQTEVPKGQLHSNVLEEVKEELSAEELFEKKKAQLAELGMSMLEDPESNIRSLNDMLSISNDRDQKVVKLGVMSLLAVFKDVIPSYRIRQLTEKELAVEVSKEVKKTRYYEYTLIRCYKAYLQKLISLEKQPYFYTVAVRCMCALLDTAPHFNFRESLLASVVKNLSSSDDVVRKMCCEAIRSLFINEGKHRGEATIEAVRLIADHVKLNDCQLHPDSIEVFLSLRFDEDIGKDEIQEEKVKPKRNKRWQKNQEVPKQLPVNDKKKTRQELISKARKEVDADLRAVSFTLDPKERKGIQKETLSALFETYFRILKHSMAASNSRTKVNNVSPGGSHPLLTPCLEGLGKFSHLIDLDFMGELISCLKKLSGYSDRQDEIPNDNALSVSERLQCCIVVFKVWRSNLEALNVDLQDFFVQLYNLILEYRPDRDHGEVLADALKTLLWEGRQHDMLRAAAFIKRLATFALSFGSAEAIAALVTLKHLLQKNSKCRNMLENDSGGGSLSCLVAKYNPEATDPYLSGALASVLWELSLLEKHYDISVSSMASNILSMANLNPTQNPVPILNVNPLEAYRDLSLERELSKPASKALPLNLKRKRRAKEFVALSPDVLQKADCSVDKDELEEKLQSHFSVLRGISENERLRAELNHTLSSINMYKEYKKQKRKNMKVKTGRKKNSKALAV